The following coding sequences lie in one Spea bombifrons isolate aSpeBom1 chromosome 5, aSpeBom1.2.pri, whole genome shotgun sequence genomic window:
- the NHLRC1 gene encoding E3 ubiquitin-protein ligase NHLRC1: protein MSSAASKEIKNMREFLNETEINLLECKVCFEKYSCEQRHRPKNLPCGHVICQQCVSSLCPAGSPRLECPFCRKTCRTLETSVCLPILHLMELVSCVVPEQSECGSGTSASHEVTKLKSASFNLGYSFGGWGVLFNPTGIAVCKTTGYLVVAHDGKKRIGIFSMNGKCIRQMGSKVDSSNSIVYPNDVAITLDGFIVVTDAGDRSFKVFTQSGESRLVIKQPFCFPWGLGTTPQNEIIVSDTDAGSLIVVAADFKRGKVKKIVNIYSNLDHPREVAVCPSSGAVVVVEHLTMSSKNSSNTQIKLFSCEMKLIRQINNFALSLLLPLPAHTTGVTFDKEGNILIADANNRCVICIDKMEERNFLKYVVASGLSYPIALTLLEDKSIAVLDSGNNSVIVYTP, encoded by the coding sequence ATGTCATCCGCAGCATCCAAGGAAATAAAGAACATGAGagaatttttaaatgaaaccGAAATTAACCTACTTGAGTGCAAGGTCTGCTTTGAGAAGTACAGCTGTGAGCAGAGGCACAGGCCCAAAAATCTTCCCTGTGGCCATGTTATATGTCAACAATGTGTTTCGTCTCTCTGTCCTGCTGGAAGTCCaagactggagtgtcccttttgtCGCAAAACTTGTAGAACATTGGAGACCAGTGTGTGCTTACCTATCCTTCACTTAATGGAGCTCGTAAGTTGTGTGGTTCCTGAACAATCGGAATGTGGGTCTGGAACTAGTGCAAGTCATGAAGTAACCAAGCTAAAATCTGCAAGTTTTAACCTTGGATATTCATTTGGGGGTTGGGGCGTACTATTCAATCCAACTGGGATAGCCGTTTGCAAGACAACAGGTTATTTGGTAGTGGCACATGATGGGAAGAAAAGGATTGGAATATTTTCCATGAATGGAAAGTGTATTCGTCAAATGGGTTCAAAAGTTGATTCGTCTAATTCAATTGTTTATCCGAATGATGTGGCAATAACATTGGATGGATTCATTGTTGTGACGGATGCAGGAGACAGATCCTTTAAAGTGTTCACTCAATCAGGGGAAAGTAGGTTGGTCATTAAACAACCATTTTGCTTTCCATGGGGGCTGGGTACTACCcctcaaaatgaaataatagtTTCTGATACAGATGCAGGTAGCCTAATTGTTGTTGCTGCAGACTTCAAACGAGGTAAAGTCAAGAAGATCGTAAATATCTATTCTAATTTAGATCACCCAAGAGAAGTCGCTGTGTGTCCATCCAGTGGAGCAGTTGTTGTGGTTGAACACTTGACAATGAGTAGCAAGAATTCCAgcaatacacaaataaaattgTTCAGCTGTGAGATGAAGCTCATAAGACAAATTAATAACTTTGCCTTAAGCTTGCTTCTCCCTTTACCAGCTCACACAACTGGAGTGACATTTGACAAAGAAGGGAACATCTTAATAGCTGATGCCAATAACAGATGTGTCATATGTATAGACAAAATGGAAGAACGAAATTTCCTAAAGTATGTTGTGGCCAGCGGCCTGTCTTATCCTATAGCATTAACACTTTTAGAGGATAAGTCTATTGCTGTTTTAGATAGTGGGAATAATTCCGTAATAGTTTATACTCCATAA
- the TPMT gene encoding thiopurine S-methyltransferase: MDGSIESQLNTSYGTKQTKIMSDKDWIRKWEKKEIGFHEEKVHKLLAEFLETMLHNRKQITIFFPLCGKAVDMKWLADMGHNIVGVDVCEMGLKDFFKENNVTYLEEAVPAIPGAKVFKSTSGNISLYCCSIFDINDSIIGKCDGIWDRGAMVAVNPTDRERYASVILSLMDKDCRYLLDTFEYDPKLHPGPPFYIPDAELEKLLGSQCNVKCLKITDSLTDKQRAWGLDSFDEKIFLVTSKLS; encoded by the exons ATGGACGGTTCAATCGAGTCCCAACTAAACACCAGTTATGGAACAAAGCAAACCAAAATTATGTCTGACAAGGACTGGATAcggaaatgggaaaaaaaggagattgGATTTCATGAAGAGAAAGTACATAA ATTACTTGCGGAGTTTTTGGAGACCATGCTGCataacagaaaacaaattacCATCTTTTTCCCTCTTTGTGGGAAAGCAGTCGATATGAAAtg GTTAGCTGATATGGGACATAACATTGTTGGAGTTGATGTCTGTGAAATGGGTTTAAAGgatttctttaaagaaaataatgttacTTATCTCGAAGAAGCTGTCCCTGCAATTCCCGGAGCTAAAGTGTTTAAG AGTACCTCTGGTAACATCTCACTGTACTGCTGCAGTATCTTTGATATAAATGA CTCAATTATTGGCAAGTGTGATGGAATATGGGATCGAGGAGCTATGGTAGCTGTGAATCCTACTGACAGAGAACG GTATGCTAGTGTGATACTATCATTAATGGATAAAGATTGTCGTTACCTCCTGGATACATTTGAATATGACCCCAAGTTGCATCCAG GGCCACCATTTTACATACCGGATGCAGAATTAGAAAAATTGCTTG GTTCGCAGTGCAATGTTAAGTGTTTGAAGATAACTGATTCCCTTACTGACAAGCAAAGAGCTTGGGGACTCGATTCTTTtgatgagaaaatatttttagtcaCTTCAAAACTTTCCTAA